The following coding sequences are from one Anguilla anguilla isolate fAngAng1 chromosome 12, fAngAng1.pri, whole genome shotgun sequence window:
- the LOC118209127 gene encoding olfactory receptor 142-like, with protein sequence MENVSAVTSFILTAYTELEDQKYLYFACLLFLYIFTLLVNSVLIGVIYIEKGLHEPMYLFICNLSVNGVYGSTSLLPSMLSHFMSRYYEISLTHCLLQIYCLHSYGTVEFTILAVMGYDRYVAICRPLHYHQLMSPRKAYAAIVLSWIIPCLYFALYFILTLQYSFCGRFIEKVYCMNFPLIKLSCFDTTLHNYVGLALIFVSPFSQILMILFSYAQILRICLFVSKESQIKAIQTCTPHLMAVINYAVGCLFELIQSRFNMSNVPYKARIFMSIYFAIFSAILNPFLYGMGIHAIRVQILKLFSSSKSK encoded by the coding sequence ATGGAGAATGTATCAGCAGTGACGTCCTTCATACTGACGGCCTACACTGAACTGGAagatcaaaaatatttatatttcgcATGTTTACtctttttgtacattttcacattattgGTCAATTCAGTTCTAATTGGCGTAATTTACATTGAGAAAGGCCTGCACGAGcccatgtatttgtttatatgtaacTTATCAGTTAATGGAGTGTATGGCAGTACATCTTTATTACCATCCATGCTTAGCCATTTTATGTCTCGTTATTATGAAATATCTTTGACCCACTGCCTGTTACAGATATACTGTTTACACTCATATGGTACAGTTGAATTTACTATTTTAGCAGTGATGGGCTATGACCGGTATGTTGCTATTTGTCGCCCGTTACACTATCATCAATTAATGTCTCCTAGAAAAGCTTATGCAGCCATTGTATTATCCTGGATTATTCCCTGTCTGTACTTTGccctttatttcatattaactcTTCAGTATTCATTTTGTGGCAGGTTTATAGAAAAAGTTTATTGTATGAATTTCCCTTTAATTAAGCTGTCTTGCTTTGATACAACGTTACATAACTATGTAGGACTAGCACTGATTTTTGTTTCACCTTTTTCTCAGATCCTCATGATACTGTTTTCCTATGCGCAAATACTCAGAATCTGCCTGTTTGTTTCCAAGGAATCTCAAATCAAAGCTATTcaaacatgcaccccacacttaATGGCTGTGATTAACTATGCAGTGGGATGCTTATTTGAGCTCATTCAAAGTCGCTTTAACATGAGTAACGTACCTTATAAAGCCCGCATATTCATGTCtatatattttgcaatattttctGCAATACTTAATCCTTTTCTTTATGGAATGGGAATTCACGCCATACGAGTTCAGATTTTAAAACTGTTCAGTAGtagcaaaagtaaatga
- the LOC118209126 gene encoding olfactory receptor 142-like isoform X1, protein MENVSAVTSFILTAYTELEEHRYLYFVFFLLVYMLTLLANSVLILVICIDRGLHEPMYLFICNLAVNELYGSTSLLPSILCHLLSHNYEISLTFCLLQIFCLHLYGSVDFTILAVMGYDRYVAICRPLHYHLLMPHRKVCTLILMCWIYPCIVFGLFFMLTVPRTFCGRIIERMHCLHFDLVKLSCFEISFQSIAGLFATILMIVPLLLMILFSYAQILKICLFASKESQRRALQTCTPHVLAVVSYALGAFFEVIQSRSNNSHVLHKAHMFYSLYSLVFTPIFNPVVYGICIQTIRVGIYKLFSGKTTKLTPGKVVMK, encoded by the coding sequence ATGGAGAATGTATCAGCAGTGACGTCCTTCATTTTGACAGCATACACTGAACTGGAAGAgcacagatatttatacttTGTATTTTTCCTTCTTGTGTACATGCTTACATTATTGGCCAATTCAGTTCTGATCCTGGTCATTTGCATTGACAGAGGTCTGCATGAAcccatgtatttatttatctgtaatTTAGCAGTGAATGAACTTTATGGCAGCACATCTTTATTGCCATCAATCCTTTGTCATTTATTGTctcataattatgaaatatcacTCACGTTTTGTCTGTTACAGATCTTTTGTTTGCATCTATATGGTTCAGTTGATTTTACTATTTTAGCAGTGATGGGCTACGACCGGTATGTCGCCATTTGTCGTCCATTACACTATCACCTCCTCATGCCTCATAGAAAAGTGTGCACACTTATTTTAATGTGCTGGATTTATCCTTGTATTGTGTTTGGGTTGTTTTTCATGCTCACTGTACCACGCACATTTTGTGGCAGAATCATAGAACGGATGCATTGTCTTCATTTTGATTTAGTCAAACTGTCTTGTTTTGAAATTTCTTTTCAGAGCATAGCTGGGCTTTTTGCAACCATTCTGATGATTGTTCCTCTGCTGCTCATGATACTATTTTCCTATGCGCAAATACTCAAAATCTGCCTTTTTGCTTCAAAGGAATCTCAGAGAAGAGCTCTTCAAACATGCACCCCACATGTACTGGCTGTTGTTAGCTATGCATTGGGAGCATTTTTTGAAGTCATCCAAAGTAGGTCTAATAACAGTCATGTACTTCATAAAGCTCACATGTTCTATTCTCTTTATTCTTTGGTATTTACCCCAATATTTAATCCTGTAGTTTATGGAATTTGCATTCAAACCATACGAGTTGGAATTTACAAACTGTTTAGTGGTAAAACCACTAAGTTAACTCCAGGGAAGGTGGTGATGAAATAA
- the LOC118210316 gene encoding olfactory receptor 142-like codes for MENVSAVTSFILTAYTELEEHRYLYFVFFLLVYMLTLLANSVLILVICIDRGLHEPMYLFICNLAVNELYGSTSLLPSILCHLLSHNYEISLTFCLLQIFCLHLYGSVDFTILAVMGYDRYVAICRPLHYHLLMPHRKVCTLILTCWIYPCILFGLFFMLTVQRTFCGRIIERMHCLNSDLTKLSCFEISIQSIVGLFVAFLVIVPQLLMILFSYAQIFKICLFASKESQRRALQTCTPHVLAVVGYALGAFFEVIQSRSNNSHVLHKAHMFYSLYSLVFTPIFNPVVYGICIQTIRVRIYKLFSGKTSKLTPGKVVMK; via the coding sequence ATGGAGAATGTATCAGCAGTGACGTCCTTCATTTTGACAGCATACACTGAACTGGAAGAgcacagatatttatacttTGTATTTTTCCTTCTTGTGTACATGCTTACATTATTGGCCAATTCAGTTCTGATCCTGGTCATTTGCATTGACAGAGGTCTGCATGAAcccatgtatttatttatctgtaatTTAGCAGTGAATGAACTTTATGGCAGCACATCTTTATTGCCATCAATCCTTTGTCATTTATTGTctcataattatgaaatatcacTCACGTTCTGTCTGTTACAGATCTTCTGTTTGCATCTATACGGTTCAGTTGATTTTACTATTTTAGCAGTGATGGGCTACGACCGGTATGTCGCCATTTGTCGTCCATTACACTATCACCTCCTCATGCCTCATAGAAAAGTGTGCACACTTATTTTAACGTGCTGGATTTATCCTTGTATTTTGTTTGGGTTGTTTTTCATGCTCACTGTACAGCGCACATTTTGTGGCAGAATCATAGAACGGATGCATTGTCTTAATTCTGATTTAACCAAACTGTCTTGTTTTGAAATTTCTATTCAGAGCATAGTTGGGCTTTTTGTAGCTTTTCTTGTAATTGTTCCACAGCTGCTCATGATACTATTTTCCTATGCACAAATATTCAAAATCTGCCTTTTTGCTTCAAAGGAATCTCAGAGAAGAGCTCTTCAAACATGCACCCCACATGTACTGGCTGTTGTTGGCTATGCATTGGGAGCATTTTTTGAAGTCATCCAAAGTAGGTCTAATAACAGTCATGTACTTCATAAAGCTCACATGTTCTATTCTCTTTATTCTTTGGTATTTACCCCAATATTTAATCCTGTAGTTTATGGAATTTGCATTCAAACCATACGAGTTCGAATTTACAAACTGTTTAGTGGTAAAACCAGTAAGTTAACTCCAGGGAAGGTGGTGATGAAATAA
- the LOC118210152 gene encoding olfactory receptor 52K2-like, giving the protein MENGSVVTSFILKAYTQLEDHRYLYFTGFLFSFILMILTNIILIIVIYIETSLHEPMYFYVCNLAVNGIYGTISLLPSVLGNLMSHTYEISLAACLLQIFCIHTYAAVEFTTLAVMGYDRYVAICHPLHYHQLMSHRKVCIFIAFSWICPWTVFGLYFMLTAQRTFCDRIIEKVYCPNFAVVKLSCFDTSFQSKVGFVVTVLLMVPHLLMILFSYAQILRICLSASKESQAKAIQTCTPHLLSVINYAVGCFFEIISSRFNMSHVPYKARIFLSLYFLIFPPLFNPVIYGISIQAIRVQIFKLFITCKNKLNPL; this is encoded by the coding sequence ATGGAGAATGGATCAgtggtgacgtcattcatattgAAGGCATACACTCAACTGGAAGACCACAGATATCTATACTTCACAGGTTTCCTGTTCTCATTCATCCTTATGATATTAACAAATATAATTCTTATTATAGTAATTTACATTGAAACCAGTCTCCATGAAcccatgtatttttatgtgtgtaacTTAGCAGTGAACGGAATTTATGGCACTATATCTTTATTACCATCAGTACTGGGTAATTTAATGTCTCATACTTATGAAATATCTCTGGCTGCTTGTCTTTTACAGATCttttgtatacacacatatgctgCAGTTGAATTTACTACTTTAGCTGTGATGGGTTATGACCGGTATGTTGCCATTTGTCATCCATTACACTATCACCAATTAATGTCTCATAGAAAAGTGTgcatatttattgcattttcctGGATTTGTCCTTGGACTGTTTTTGGACTGTATTTCATGTTAACTGCACAGCGTACATTTTGTGATAGAATCATAGAAAAGGTGTATTGTCCAAATTTTGCTGTAGTCAAACTGTCTTGTTTTGATACTTCTTTTCAGAGCAAAGTTGGCTTTGTTGTAACTGTGTTGTTAATGGTTCCACACCTGCTCATGATACTATTTTCATATGCACAAATACTCAGAATCTGCCTGTCTGCTTCTAAGGAATCTCAGGCCAAAGCTATTcaaacatgcaccccacacttaCTGTCTGTGATTAACTACGCAGTAGGATgcttttttgaaattatttcaagtcGTTTCAACATGAGTCATGTACCGTATAAAGCTCGCATATTCCTGTCCCTTTACTTTCTGATATTTCCCCCATTGTTTAATCCTGTCATTTATGGAATTAGCATTCAAGCCATTAGGGTTCAGATTTTCAAACTATTCATTACGTGTAAAAATAAGTTAAATCCACTGTAG
- the LOC118210087 gene encoding olfactory receptor 51E1-like: MENGSVVTSFILKAYTELEDHRYVYFTGFLLLFILMVLTNVILIIVIYTEKGLHEPMYFFMCNLAVNGIYGTISLLPSVLGYLTSHSYEISLTACLLQIYCIHTYATVEFSILAVMGYDRFVAICHPLHYHQLMSHRKVCTFIALSWIYPCIVFGLYFILTTQRTFCDRIIERVYCISFELLKLSCLEISTQTNVGFVVTIFLIVPQLLMILFSYAQILRICLFASKESQTKAIQTCTPHLLSVINYSVGCLFELISNYLKFSHFNTAQVPYKARIFLFLYFLIIPPLFNPVIYGVSITAIRAQILKLFTTKNKLNPPQVRMK; this comes from the coding sequence ATGGAGAATGGATCAgtggtgacgtcattcatattgAAGGCATACACTGAACTGGAAGACCATAGATATGTATACTTCACAGGTTTCCTGTTATTGTTCATCCTTATGGTATTAACCAATGTAATTCTTATTATAGTAATTTACACTGAGAAAGGTCTCCATGAACCCATGTACTTTTTTATGTGTAATTTAGCAGTGAATGGAATTTATGGCACTATATCTCTATTACCATCAGTCCTCGGTTATTTAACATCTCATTCTTATGAAATATCTCTGACTGCTTGCCTTTTACAGATCTattgtatacacacatatgctaCAGTTGAATTTAGTATTTTAGCAGTGATGGGCTATGACCGATTTGTTGCCATTTGTCATCCATTACACTATCACCAATTAATGTCTCATAGAAAAGTGTGCACCTTTATTGCATTGTCCTGGATTTATCCTTGCATTGTTTTTGGACTTTACTTTATATTAACTACACAGCGTACTTTTTGTGACAGGATCATAGAAAGAGTGTATTGTATTAGCTTTGAATTACTCAAACTGTCCTGTCTTGAAATCTCTACTCAGACCAATGTTGGCTTTGTTgtaactatttttttaattgttccaCAGCTGCTCATGATATTATTTTCCTATGCACAAATCCTCAGAATCTGCCTGTTTGCTTCTAAGGAATCTCAGACCAAAGCTATTcaaacatgcaccccacacttaCTGTCTGTGATAAACTATTCAGTAGGATGCTTATTTGAACTTATTTCAAATTATCTgaaattcagtcatttcaacaCAGCTCAAGTACCATATAAAGCTCGCATATTCTTATTCCTTTACTTCCTGATCATTCCCCCATTGTTTAACCCTGTCATTTATGGAGTTAGCATTACAGCCATAAGAGCTCAGATTTTAAAACTCTTCACCACTAAAAATAAGTTAAATCCACCGCAGGTGAGGATGAAGTAG
- the LOC118210109 gene encoding olfactory receptor 51E1-like yields MENGSVVTSFILKAYTELEDHRYVYFTGFLLLFILMVLTNVILIIVTYTEKGLHEPMYFFMCNLAVNGIYGTISLLPSVLGYLTSHSYEISLTACLLQIYCIQTYATVEFSILAVMGYDRFVAICHPLHYHQLMSHRKVCTLIALSWIYPCIVFGLYFILTAQRTFCDRIIERVYCISFELLKLSCLEISTQTKVGFVVTIFLIVPQLLMILFSYAQILRICLFASKESQTKAIQTCTPHLLSVINYSVGCFFEIISNYLTLSHFNTAQVPYKARIFLFLYFLIIPPLFNPVIYGVSITAIRAQILKLFTTKNKLNLPQVRMK; encoded by the coding sequence ATGGAGAATGGATCAgtggtgacgtcattcatattgAAGGCATACACTGAACTGGAAGACCATAGATATGTATACTTCACAGGTTTCCTGTTATTGTTCATTCTTATGGTATTAACCAATGTGATTCTTATTATAGTAACTTACACTGAGAAAGGTCTTCATGAACCCATGTACTTTTTTATGTGTAATTTAGCAGTGAATGGAATTTATGGCACTATATCTCTATTACCATCAGTCCTTGGTTATTTAACATCTCATTCTTATGAAATATCTCTGACTGCTTGCCTTTTACAGATCTATTGTATACAGACATATGCTACAGTTGAATTTAGTATTTTAGCTGTGATGGGCTATGACCGATTTGTCGCTATTTGTCATCCATTACACTATCACCAATTAATGTCTCATAGAAAAGTGTGCACCCTTATTGCATTGTCCTGGATTTATCCTTGTATTGTTTTTGGACTTTACTTTATATTAACTGCACAGCGTACTTTTTGTGACAGGATCATAGAAAGGGTGTATTGTATTAGCTTTGAATTACTCAAACTGTCCTGTCTTGAAATCTCTACTCAGACCAAAGTTGGCTTTGTTgtaactatttttttaattgttccaCAGCTGCTCATGATATTATTTTCCTATGCACAAATCCTCAGAATCTGCCTGTTTGCTTCTAAGGAATCTCAGACCAAAGCTATTcaaacatgcaccccacacttactgtctgtgattaattattcagtaggatgtttttttgaaattatttcaaattatcTGACATTAAGTCATTTCAACACAGCTCAAGTACCATATAAAGCTCGCATATTCTTATTCCTTTACTTCCTGATCATTCCCCCATTGTTTAATCCTGTCATTTATGGAGTTAGCATTACAGCCATAAGAGCTCAGATTTTAAAACTCTTCACCACTAAAAATAAGTTAAATCTACCGCAGGTGAGGATGAAGTAG
- the LOC118210139 gene encoding olfactory receptor 51E1-like, with translation MENGSVVTFILKPYTELEDHRYLYFTGFLLLFILMVLTNVILITIIYIERGLHEPMYVFMCNLAVNGIYGAISLLPSVLVNLTSHTYEISLTACLLQIYCIHTYAAVEFTTLAVMGYDRFVAICQPLHYCQLMSHRKVCTLIALSWMYPCIVFGLYFILTAQRTFCDRIIERVYCISFELLKLSCLEISIQTQVGFVVAILLIVPQLLMILFSYAQILRVCLFASKESQTKAIQTCTPHLLSVINYSVGCLFELISNYLKFSHFNTAQVPYKARIFLFLYFMIIPPLFNPVIYGVTITAIRVQIFKLFTTCKNKLG, from the coding sequence ATGGAGAATGGATCCGTGGTGACATTCATATTGAAGCCATACACTGAACTGGAAGACCATAGATATCTCTACTTCACAGGTTTCCTGTTATTGTTCATCCTTATGGTATTAACAAATGTAATTCTTATTACAATAATTTACATTGAGAGAGGTCTCCATGAACCCATGTACGTTTTTATGTGTAATTTAGCAGTGAATGGAATTTATGGGGCTATATCTTTATTACCGTCAGTACTTGTTAATTTAACATCTCATACTTATGAAATATCTCTGACTGCTTGTCTTTTACAGATCTattgtatacacacatatgctgCAGTTGAATTTACTACTTTAGCTGTGATGGGCTATGACCGGTTTGTCGCTATTTGTCAGCCACTACACTATTGCCAATTAATGTCTCATAGAAAAGTGTGCACCCTTATTGCATTGTCCTGGATGTATCCTTGTATTGTTTTTGGACTATATTTCATATTAACTGCACAGCGCACTTTTTGTGACAGGATCATAGAAAGGGTGTATTGTATTAGCTTTGAATTACTCAAACTGTCCTGTCTTGAAATCTCTATCCAGACCCAAGTTGGCTTTGTTGTAgctattttattaattgttccACAGCTGCTCATGATATTATTTTCCTATGCACAAATCCTCAGAGTCTGCCTGTTTGCTTCTAAGGAATCTCAGACCAAAGCTATTcaaacatgcaccccacacttaCTTTCTGTGATAAACTATTCAGTAGGATGCTTATTTGAACTTATTTCAAATTATCTgaaattcagtcatttcaacaCAGCTCAAGTACCATATAAAGCTCGCATATTCTTATTCCTTTACTTTATGATCATTCCCCCATTGTTTAATCCTGTCATTTATGGAGTTACCATTACAGCCATAAGAGTTCAGATTTTCAAACTCTTCACCACTTGTAAAAATAAGTTAGGCTAA